One part of the [Pantoea] beijingensis genome encodes these proteins:
- a CDS encoding lipoprotein, giving the protein MKKFFLALSALLLAGLLAGCTPLTQYTISEQEVNQALQKHNNYEKQIGVAGLIDAHIVLSDLVSQIGREEPNKVTLTGNANVNITSLFGPQKADMHLTMKAQPVFDKEQGAIFLKDLEITETTVQPEKMQKIMKTLTPYLNESLKSYFNQKPAYILSTDRSKAESLAKKFAKGLEVKPGELVIPFTN; this is encoded by the coding sequence ATGAAAAAGTTTTTTCTGGCGCTAAGCGCGCTTCTGTTAGCCGGCCTACTTGCCGGTTGTACGCCCCTCACCCAGTACACCATCAGCGAGCAGGAAGTTAATCAGGCTCTGCAAAAACACAATAATTATGAAAAACAGATTGGCGTCGCAGGGCTGATAGATGCCCATATCGTATTGAGCGATCTCGTAAGCCAGATCGGACGCGAAGAGCCAAATAAAGTGACGCTGACGGGGAATGCGAACGTGAATATCACTTCGCTGTTTGGCCCACAAAAAGCCGATATGCATCTGACAATGAAAGCTCAGCCGGTTTTTGATAAAGAGCAAGGTGCCATTTTTCTGAAGGATCTGGAGATCACGGAGACCACAGTGCAACCTGAAAAAATGCAGAAAATCATGAAAACCCTGACGCCTTATCTGAATGAGTCGCTGAAAAGCTATTTCAATCAGAAACCCGCTTATATTCTGAGTACTGACCGCAGTAAAGCAGAGTCACTGGCGAAAAAATTTGCCAAAGGACTTGAAGTCAAACCCGGCGAACTGGTCATTCCTTTTACCAACTAA